GTTGGTTGCTTTGTTGGTCTATAGTCGTACCGTTAATGCCGGGATGATTAAATTAATCATTTTCCTGGCAATTCCAACTTTCGCGATCGCGCGATCGCTCTGGGTTACCTTTCCACCCCCCAAAGGCATTACCCTTCACCGCCGCCAAGTTCCGCAACTTTTCACACTTATCGATCGATTAACCAAAACCTTAAAAGCACCGCATTTCCAACGCGTTCTCCTCACCAACGACTTTAACGCGGCGGTTGCGCAAATTCCTCGTTTAGGGATCTTGGGATGGCAGCAAAACTATTTAATTATCGGGCTACCTCTCCTTTATGCTCTTTCTCCCGATCAATTTCGTGCCGTTCTCGCTCACGAATTCGGACATCTCTCCGGCAACCACAGTCGCTTTGGGGGATGGATTTATCGAATGCGACAAACCTGGCAACAGCTTTGGCAACAGTTACACGAGAGTGAAAGTGCCAGCGCGATCGCGCTTTTTGAGCGTTTTCTAAATTGGTATGCTCCCTATTTCAGCGCCTACTCCTTCGTTCTCGCCCGCAGCAATGAATACGAAGCAGATCGCTGTGCGGCTCAAGTTGCAGGATCTCGTCACGCGGCGGAAGCACTAATTAATGTGGAAGTCAAAGGCGCATTTGTAGAAGAATCCTTCTGGACAGAAATTTATCAGCAAACCAGCGAACAACCCGATCCTCCCGCAACGCCCTTTCAATCCCTCGCGACTGCATTAGCTTGTGAGATCGATCCCACCCAAGAGCAACAATGGCTTCAAACTGCCCTAGAACAAAAAACCGATAATACCGATACCCATCCCTGTCTTTCCGAACGCTTGCAAGCTTTGGGCTATTCTCGCAATCCTCCTGTTCCTAAATCCGTTCAACGAACCGCAGCCCAAGAATTTTTGGGAACCGCGCTGACTCAACTCACGCAAGCATTGGAAGAAGAATGGCATACAGCCGTTCAATTTCAATGGCGAGAACGTTACACCCACGTTCAGAACCAGCGCAAGTCCTTAAAACAATTGGAAGCCAAAGCAAAAGATACTCCTTTAACCATAGAGGAAGCGTGGAATCGCGCCCAATTGACATTGGAAATTGATGGAGAAAAAGCAGCTCTTCCGCTCTTAAAAGTAGTCTTGCAACAAGAAAAAGACCACACTTTAGCGAATTATGTATTAGGTCAAATTCTGATTGCACGGGAAGATGTTCGAGGCGTGAAGTATCTCGAACGAGCAATGGCACAAGAAGCGAATTTAGTCTTAAATGGCTGTGAATTACTTTATGCATTTTGGCAGTCCCAGAACGATTCAGCCAAAGCAGAGACGTACCAGAGGCGAGCAGAAAAACATTATGAAATGATGTTGTTGGCGCAACAAGAGAGAGCGTTTGCTCAAGGTAGCGATCGATTCCTCGCTCACGCATTGCCCTCCGAAGAAGTTGCCGCACTACGGAAACAATTTGCCCGCTATCCTGAAATTAAAGAAGCTTATTGTGTACGAAAAGTGGTGCAATACTTCCCCGAAAAACCCTTTTACGTCCTTGGAATTGTCCGTCAGGTACCGTGGTATAAATTGGAGTCTGAGAGCGCACCCCAAGAATTTATCGCACGTCTCGCTGCGGAAATAGAATTTTCTGAGGAGATGTGGATTACGATCCTTAATGGGAGCGATCGCGCGTTGCAAAAAGCCTTCAAAAAAATGGCGGTTGCACCCATCTATAGCTAGGAGTATTAGACATCGGTGAAGGTGAGCTGGAAGAGTGGGGGAAGATGGGGAAGCTGAGGGAGAGAGATGCTGTGAATTTGGACTGTCCTAACTATTATGGCTACAGCGATATCGCTGTAACATTCCCAGTTGCGTGTGACTTCATTCGTTAAGCAAACTTGCATACCTCCTCCCGCCTCTAGAAATATAAAAGAATAGGAAGGCAAGTACACAGGTTGCATAGACAGCACAGGAGTCAATAACATAATGAGTAATCTAACAATGGATTCTCTCTTGGATTTTGAAGCATTGCCCTTAGACACCATTCCCCTACTCGATTCCCATATCGATCGCGCGATTCAATTGAGTGGAGAGATCGAAGAACCCGCGCAACAGTGGCAAGGATACCTCAATGGATTGGCAATGTTCGCTTTCGAGCAATGGTTACTCGATCGCGCGCCGGACATTTCCGTGAGTCGAGAACAGTGTGGCGATTGTTTGGATATTGCCGCTCAATTGCGCGTCCAAGGCTTTAAATTGTACCTAATGGCAACGGGAAGTTTAGGAGATGACGCGATCGCGATTCCCCAAGATTTAGTGGATACCGAACGCGCCGCACACCTCTACGTCGCCCTTGAAGTGGTGGAAGAATTAGAAATTGCTAGAATTCGCGCTTTTATCCGCCGCGATCGTTTGGTAGAGCAGGAAACCAAAGATGCAGCCACCCAATCCTATCAACTCTCCCTCAATGAGTGGGATACCGATGCGGATAACTTGCTTCTTTACCTGCGCTGTCTCGATCCCGTCGCAATTCCTCTCCCGGTTCCCAGACAACGGAGCGTTAATGTGGGATTGTGGTTGCGCGATCGCGTGGATGACGTTGCACAAGAGTTGTCTTGGGTTTTGCTTCCTGCCTTTGGAGGAGGAAATTTAGCCGCCGCGAGTGGGATGCGCTCTTCGGTTGACGAACTCGATCGCCTGCTGGGAGAAATTCAACGCAGTGGGATGCGAGGGATTTGCGAGATGTCGGTGAATGCGCGAGGGGGATTTCGCGATTTTGTCGTTGGGGATGTGCAACTGCGCCTTTATGCGGTGACGTGGGACGCGATCGCGCCGGATAATGTACCAGAATGGCAATTATTGTTAGTCTTGGGAACGCCTTCGGGAGAAAAGCTACCTGATGGAACTCGTTTGACGGTTCGAGACGATACTCAAATTTTGCTCGAACAAACAATGGATCTAACCCAAACTGCGCCTTACCTGTATAGTCGCGTCGCGGGGACTTGGGATGAAACGTTTACCCTTTCCATCGAGCTGAATAATGGTGAGAGTGTCACGTTACCGCCTTTTAGTTTTCGTCCATAAACCCTATCGTCGCGATCGCGTTCGACTAAAACGCATTTAAATCGTGCTTTAAGCTAAAACATATCGAATTACTGATGACGCTCAATAAAGATACGCCTGATGTGAATTGCCTGAAACCCTCACCAGGAATAGGGAATAGGGAAGAGGGAACAGGGAAGAGTAAGAAGAAATTACCGCAGAGTAAGGGTTTTAGCTTCTAATACACATTAAGCGTAAAGATAGGAAAATATAGTGATTCTCGCTTCTTATTGAAGTGCGCCAATGGTGTTTTTATCAGACAGAAAAAGGCTAGAGTCAAAGGATCGATGGCAAAAAGATGGGTTTCAAATTAAAAATAGAACGGATCGAGCAAACGTGTCGATTTGAATTGGAATGGGGGAACGAGCAACGCCTCATCAATACCCTCCGCTATCCCCCACATTTAACGAGTTTATATGAAGAATGGCAGCGCGCTTATTTGAGCTTTTATAAGTCTTCCTTTCGCGGCAGAGTGGAAGATTATGGCAATGTCACGCCACCGCCAATCGACTGGCGCACTCGACTGGTTGAGGCAGAACATCAATTGCTTAAGGAATTTCGGTATTGGTTGCGGGATGCAGAGTTGTTTGAAATTCGTTCCGCGATCGCGAAAACTGAATCTCCCCATTGCATCGATATCTTTCTCGCTTGCTATTCCCCGGAATTAGAACGGTTGCCTTGGGAAATGTGGGATATTAGCGCAGAATTCCCCAGTTCAGCCACTATTCGCATTGCGCGAACTCCCGTTTCCATTCGCCAAGGAACGGGGCAAAAACGCCACGAGAAGCCGCGTATTTTGGCAATTTTAGGGGATGATACTGGACTCGATTTCCAAGAAGATAAAGCCGCAGTTCGATCCTTGGAAGGTTTAGCAGAAATTCGATTTGTGGGTTGGCAACCGGGGAAAGAAACTCCCACTTCAATCCTGCCAGAAATGAAAGCGATTGAGCGCTTAAAACGAGAAATTTGTACAGCAATTGACGACGAACGGGGTTGGGATATTCTATTATTTGCCGGACATAGCAATGAATCTATCGCGGGGGGAGAACTCGCGATCGCGCCGGGAATTTCCATTTTCCTCAACGAGATTAAACCGCAACTCTTAAATGCCAAAAAACGAGGACTGCAATTTGCACTGTTCAATTCCTGTAGTGGTTTGAGTTTGGCAAATGCGCTCATTGACTTGGGATTGAGTCAGGTTGCCATTTTGCGCGAACCCATTCATAACGATGTTGCTCGTTTCTTTGTTCGTCTATTTCTCAACAATTTGGCAACTCATCAAGACGTACACGATAGTTTGCTTGTGGCTTGTCAAATCTTGCAAACCGAAGAGAATCTTATTTATCCTTCCGCACACTTCATTCCCTCCCTCTTTCGCCATCCCGCCGCCGATTTATACCAAATTCCTCCAAAAAAAGGTATTAAAAAAGAAATTCTGCGGTTATTTTGTCCCAAACTCTTAGAAGGTGTTGCATTGGGAGGATTAACGCTGTTGAGTCTCTTTCTCCCCATTCAAGATCGCCTGTTAGAACAGCGCGTTCTCACTCAGGCGAAATATCGCCAAGCCACCCAACAATTCGCCGTCAGCAACCCGCCTCCCGTTCTTTTAATCTCCATTGACGAAGAATCAATTCGGAAAGCGGGTTTGATCGATCCCAACCCAATGGATCGCGCCTATCTCGCGCAGATTGTCGAACAACTGACGGCGCAGGATGCAAGGGTTGTGGGACTTGATTATTTGTTAGATCGTTCCCATAAAGAGCGCGATCGCGTCCTCGCAAAAACCCTGCAATCCGCAGTGCAAAAACAACCTCACTCCACAACCTTTGTGTTCGCCTCTGTATATAATTCAATTTCGGGATGGATGGATGTTGCGCCGGAAATTGCCAGTTCAAATTGGAGTCTCAACGGTCAAGTTAATATCGCACAATGGAACGTACCCCTCATCCCACCCACAGAATCGCGCGATCATCGTTTACCCTTCAGCTATCTCCTTGCATTGGCGCACGACAGCTATTCCGACACCGCCTCACACCCCCAATTGAATTCGCAAACAGACTTGTTCGCACAAATTCGCACCTCCCTTCAATCCCAAGGAAAAGACTATCGCAATATCTTCTCCGCGCGATCGCGCCGCCAAAAACTTACCCATTTTTCCTACAAACTCCGCCAAATGTGGCTGCATCCCATTCTTGACTTTTCCATTCCTCCCCAACAGATTTATCAACAAATTCCCGCCTGGAAATTTCTGGAAAGTCCCAACCTCCCGGAATTGCGCGTGCTCCCCCAACAAGTGGCGATTGTTGCCCCTGGCGGCTACGATGAGGCAGGAGTTGTGTCGGGATTTACCGATACCTTCCCCCTTCCCCCCGCCATTAACTATTGGTTCAAGCAAAATAAAGTTCCCCAGCCGCCACAAAAACTCACTGGGGGAGAGATTCACGCCTACTTCGTTCATCACTATCTTCAGCAGCGATTGGTGGTTCCCATCCCGGATTTGTGGGCGATCGCGGTAGCTTATTTATTGGGCAAAACTATTTTGTTTGGCGTTGAATTGTGGGGTGTCTCTGGCACTCAACGACGATGGATCGTTTTAGGAATGCTGGGCGCGATCGCACTCTATGGTTTAATCAGCGTGCAAATCTATCTTTGGGCGGCGTTACTCTTTCCTTGGCTTTTCCCCTCCCTCACCTTTGGAATTGCCGCATTTCCTCGTCCGCTTAAGGGTTTGGGCATATAGCAGTCGCCATCTCTATTTAGGACATATCTTTGTAGGGGCGAATTGCATTCGCCCAGCTATGCTTGAGAGGTTTGCGCTTGAATCAATGTCCCAATCGTAGGATGTGTTATACCAAATCCTTCAAATTTCCCATCATAAAAATTCACCGTGTCAGTCCTAACTAGGGCAATTCAAGCGGATATTGTAATTAAGCGATAACCGCAGGTGCATCACGATAAAGTCGTCTCTGAAAACAAATGTTTGAACAACAACCCGAAGATTTACGAAAAAAAGTCAAACAGTTGGCAACAGAATTTACACAAAATGCCGATCCCTCTGGATGGTTTGAAGTACTGTACGCCGACGCGGAAAGAGATGCCCAACAAGTTCCGTGGGCGCGTTTGGCTCCCCATCACGCCGTGCAAGAATGGTTGGAGAAACACAATCCCTCCGGAAATGGGAAATCTGCCCTGGCGATTGGCTGCGGGCTAGGAGACGATGCAGAA
Above is a genomic segment from Lusitaniella coriacea LEGE 07157 containing:
- a CDS encoding M48 family metalloprotease, giving the protein MTVAEEKFDHRIEKLERYAQKHPNLYKLRLRLLVILGYSYIFLITFVLLALIILLVALLVYSRTVNAGMIKLIIFLAIPTFAIARSLWVTFPPPKGITLHRRQVPQLFTLIDRLTKTLKAPHFQRVLLTNDFNAAVAQIPRLGILGWQQNYLIIGLPLLYALSPDQFRAVLAHEFGHLSGNHSRFGGWIYRMRQTWQQLWQQLHESESASAIALFERFLNWYAPYFSAYSFVLARSNEYEADRCAAQVAGSRHAAEALINVEVKGAFVEESFWTEIYQQTSEQPDPPATPFQSLATALACEIDPTQEQQWLQTALEQKTDNTDTHPCLSERLQALGYSRNPPVPKSVQRTAAQEFLGTALTQLTQALEEEWHTAVQFQWRERYTHVQNQRKSLKQLEAKAKDTPLTIEEAWNRAQLTLEIDGEKAALPLLKVVLQQEKDHTLANYVLGQILIAREDVRGVKYLERAMAQEANLVLNGCELLYAFWQSQNDSAKAETYQRRAEKHYEMMLLAQQERAFAQGSDRFLAHALPSEEVAALRKQFARYPEIKEAYCVRKVVQYFPEKPFYVLGIVRQVPWYKLESESAPQEFIARLAAEIEFSEEMWITILNGSDRALQKAFKKMAVAPIYS
- a CDS encoding CHASE2 domain-containing protein: MGFKLKIERIEQTCRFELEWGNEQRLINTLRYPPHLTSLYEEWQRAYLSFYKSSFRGRVEDYGNVTPPPIDWRTRLVEAEHQLLKEFRYWLRDAELFEIRSAIAKTESPHCIDIFLACYSPELERLPWEMWDISAEFPSSATIRIARTPVSIRQGTGQKRHEKPRILAILGDDTGLDFQEDKAAVRSLEGLAEIRFVGWQPGKETPTSILPEMKAIERLKREICTAIDDERGWDILLFAGHSNESIAGGELAIAPGISIFLNEIKPQLLNAKKRGLQFALFNSCSGLSLANALIDLGLSQVAILREPIHNDVARFFVRLFLNNLATHQDVHDSLLVACQILQTEENLIYPSAHFIPSLFRHPAADLYQIPPKKGIKKEILRLFCPKLLEGVALGGLTLLSLFLPIQDRLLEQRVLTQAKYRQATQQFAVSNPPPVLLISIDEESIRKAGLIDPNPMDRAYLAQIVEQLTAQDARVVGLDYLLDRSHKERDRVLAKTLQSAVQKQPHSTTFVFASVYNSISGWMDVAPEIASSNWSLNGQVNIAQWNVPLIPPTESRDHRLPFSYLLALAHDSYSDTASHPQLNSQTDLFAQIRTSLQSQGKDYRNIFSARSRRQKLTHFSYKLRQMWLHPILDFSIPPQQIYQQIPAWKFLESPNLPELRVLPQQVAIVAPGGYDEAGVVSGFTDTFPLPPAINYWFKQNKVPQPPQKLTGGEIHAYFVHHYLQQRLVVPIPDLWAIAVAYLLGKTILFGVELWGVSGTQRRWIVLGMLGAIALYGLISVQIYLWAALLFPWLFPSLTFGIAAFPRPLKGLGI
- a CDS encoding DUF1822 family protein gives rise to the protein MSNLTMDSLLDFEALPLDTIPLLDSHIDRAIQLSGEIEEPAQQWQGYLNGLAMFAFEQWLLDRAPDISVSREQCGDCLDIAAQLRVQGFKLYLMATGSLGDDAIAIPQDLVDTERAAHLYVALEVVEELEIARIRAFIRRDRLVEQETKDAATQSYQLSLNEWDTDADNLLLYLRCLDPVAIPLPVPRQRSVNVGLWLRDRVDDVAQELSWVLLPAFGGGNLAAASGMRSSVDELDRLLGEIQRSGMRGICEMSVNARGGFRDFVVGDVQLRLYAVTWDAIAPDNVPEWQLLLVLGTPSGEKLPDGTRLTVRDDTQILLEQTMDLTQTAPYLYSRVAGTWDETFTLSIELNNGESVTLPPFSFRP